A genomic region of Ensifer adhaerens contains the following coding sequences:
- a CDS encoding type 1 glutamine amidotransferase, with protein sequence MRVLVVENMAKTELGQVGTALREVKAQIEIHRAYLGDPVPEMPDGYDALVVLGGEQSALDDAAYPYLPDLAALMRAFGESGRSVLGICLGSQLLARAYGAENLLGAAKEFGWCRVEVRGEGAEDPVLSSVGESFPIFQWHGDTFTLPEGAVHLAENAVTTHQAFRIGRAAYGTQFHFEADTHLVEDWNRAFPDSINRLDPTWLARYREHAARHGREADAAGLALARAWVATIVRQDGASTTTDPVLEEMDG encoded by the coding sequence ATGCGCGTATTGGTGGTTGAAAACATGGCGAAGACCGAACTCGGCCAGGTTGGCACGGCACTTCGCGAAGTCAAGGCGCAGATCGAGATCCACCGCGCCTATCTGGGTGATCCCGTGCCTGAAATGCCTGACGGCTACGATGCGCTCGTCGTGCTTGGCGGCGAACAGAGCGCGCTCGACGATGCCGCCTATCCCTATCTGCCCGATCTCGCCGCACTGATGCGCGCCTTCGGCGAAAGTGGGCGCTCGGTGCTCGGCATCTGCCTCGGAAGCCAACTTCTTGCACGCGCCTATGGCGCGGAAAACCTGCTGGGCGCCGCCAAGGAGTTCGGCTGGTGCCGGGTAGAGGTGCGCGGCGAGGGCGCTGAGGACCCGGTGCTTTCCAGCGTCGGCGAGAGCTTCCCGATTTTCCAGTGGCACGGAGATACCTTCACCCTGCCCGAGGGCGCCGTTCATCTCGCCGAAAACGCCGTCACCACGCATCAGGCCTTCCGCATCGGCCGCGCCGCCTATGGCACCCAGTTTCATTTCGAGGCGGACACGCACCTCGTCGAGGACTGGAACCGGGCCTTCCCGGACTCGATCAACCGGCTCGACCCCACCTGGCTAGCCCGCTATCGTGAGCACGCCGCCCGCCACGGCCGGGAGGCCGATGCCGCGGGCCTGGCGTTGGCGCGCGCCTGGGTCGCGACGATCGTCCGCCAGGATGGCGCATCGACGACCACGGACCCGGTATTGGAGGAGATGGACGGATGA
- a CDS encoding sugar O-acetyltransferase has protein sequence MTASERDKMAAGQWYSCLDAELEALRLIARVAVHQHNTVAPAERGSMAPALRALFGAVADDVFIEAPFHCSYGINTSLGARVYLNAGCTILDSGRVTIGEGTMLGPNVQIYCADHHRDAVLRSQGLEVAKAVTIGADVWIGGGAIILGGATIGDGAIVGAGSVVTKDVAAGAVVAGNPARPLPRAGN, from the coding sequence GTGACCGCGAGCGAACGCGACAAGATGGCGGCCGGGCAATGGTACTCGTGCCTCGACGCCGAACTGGAGGCGCTGCGGCTGATCGCACGTGTCGCGGTGCACCAGCACAACACCGTGGCGCCAGCCGAGCGAGGAAGCATGGCGCCGGCGCTGCGCGCGCTGTTCGGCGCGGTTGCCGATGATGTCTTCATCGAGGCGCCGTTCCATTGTTCCTACGGCATCAACACAAGCCTTGGCGCCCGCGTCTATCTCAATGCCGGCTGCACGATTCTCGACAGCGGCCGGGTGACGATCGGCGAGGGGACGATGCTGGGGCCGAACGTGCAGATCTACTGCGCCGATCACCACAGGGATGCGGTGCTTCGCAGCCAGGGCCTCGAGGTTGCCAAGGCGGTGACGATAGGCGCCGATGTCTGGATAGGCGGCGGCGCCATCATCCTCGGCGGCGCGACCATCGGCGATGGCGCAATCGTCGGCGCGGGCTCGGTGGTGACGAAGGACGTGGCAGCCGGCGCCGTGGTTGCCGGCAATCCGGCCCGCCCGCTACCGCGTGCAGGGAACTGA
- the rnk gene encoding nucleoside diphosphate kinase regulator produces the protein MAASRKKLPSIIINAEDHKRLTALASSALDRVPDVAEALLSELDRARTGAPDALPADSVQMGSTVAFEADNGFAKQVTLVYPGEADIEAGRISVLTPVGAALIGLSVGQSIDWQDRSGKVHRMTIRSVTAKESA, from the coding sequence ATGGCGGCATCCCGCAAGAAACTTCCCTCCATCATCATCAACGCCGAGGACCACAAGCGGCTGACGGCGCTGGCTTCCTCCGCGCTCGACCGCGTGCCGGACGTGGCCGAAGCGCTGCTCTCCGAACTCGACCGGGCCCGCACCGGCGCGCCGGATGCACTGCCCGCCGACAGCGTGCAGATGGGCTCCACCGTCGCCTTCGAGGCGGACAATGGCTTTGCCAAGCAGGTAACGCTCGTCTACCCCGGCGAGGCCGATATCGAGGCCGGACGTATTTCGGTTCTGACGCCCGTTGGCGCGGCGCTGATCGGCCTTTCCGTCGGCCAGTCGATCGACTGGCAGGACCGGTCGGGCAAGGTCCATCGCATGACTATCCGCAGCGTGACGGCGAAGGAAAGCGCCTGA
- a CDS encoding ribonuclease D — protein sequence MPNAIRVHEGDISAADAARYRGAIAIDTETLGLIPRRDRLCVVQLSPGDGTADVIRIAAGQKEAPNLVAMLADPARQKIFHFGRFDIAVLFHTFGVTTTPVFCTKIASRLTRTYTDRHGLKDNLKEMLDVDISKQQQSSDWAADILSPAQLEYAASDVLHLHALRDKLTARLIRDGRMEHADACFAFLPTRCKLDLLGWDETDIFAHS from the coding sequence ATGCCGAATGCAATACGGGTCCATGAAGGCGACATTTCCGCAGCCGATGCCGCGCGCTATCGAGGCGCGATCGCCATCGACACCGAAACGCTTGGTCTCATCCCCCGCCGTGACCGTCTCTGTGTGGTGCAGCTTTCGCCGGGCGACGGCACGGCCGATGTGATCCGCATCGCCGCCGGGCAGAAGGAGGCACCGAACCTCGTCGCCATGCTCGCCGATCCGGCCCGCCAGAAGATCTTCCATTTCGGCCGCTTCGATATTGCCGTGCTGTTCCACACCTTCGGGGTGACGACGACTCCGGTCTTCTGCACCAAGATCGCCTCGCGGCTGACGCGGACCTATACCGACCGCCACGGCCTCAAGGACAATCTCAAGGAAATGCTCGACGTCGACATTTCCAAGCAGCAGCAGTCGTCCGACTGGGCGGCGGATATCCTGTCGCCGGCGCAGCTCGAATATGCGGCTTCCGATGTCCTGCACCTGCACGCGCTGCGCGACAAGCTGACGGCACGCCTGATCCGCGATGGTCGCATGGAGCACGCCGATGCCTGTTTCGCTTTCCTGCCGACGCGTTGCAAGCTCGACCTGCTTGGCTGGGACGAGACGGACATCTTCGCTCACAGCTAG
- a CDS encoding helix-turn-helix domain-containing protein, whose product MENAIDPLEHAIGERIRTLRNQQNLTLDELAASSGVSRAMISRIERGEASPTAQLLAKLCSALSTTLSALFAFETQEASPLARRAEQRLWRDPESGYLRRSVSPDGLGSPVDIVEVEFPPGARVVFERQSSDRGITQHLWLFSGRLEMTTASGFHSLEPGDCLFMGLEAGHIFHNPHDEPAHYAVILCRTKV is encoded by the coding sequence ATGGAAAACGCTATCGACCCTCTCGAACATGCCATCGGCGAGCGCATTCGTACTCTTCGTAACCAGCAGAACCTGACGCTGGACGAGCTCGCCGCCAGTTCCGGCGTCAGTCGGGCTATGATCTCGCGCATTGAGCGCGGCGAGGCGAGCCCGACAGCCCAGCTTCTCGCCAAGCTCTGCAGCGCGCTCTCAACCACGCTCTCCGCGCTTTTCGCCTTCGAAACGCAGGAGGCGTCGCCGCTTGCAAGGCGTGCGGAACAACGACTCTGGCGCGATCCGGAATCCGGCTATCTGCGTCGCTCCGTCTCGCCGGATGGTCTCGGCTCGCCTGTCGATATCGTCGAGGTCGAGTTTCCGCCGGGCGCCCGCGTGGTATTCGAGCGGCAATCCTCCGATCGCGGCATCACCCAGCATCTCTGGCTGTTTTCCGGGCGGCTCGAAATGACGACCGCATCCGGCTTCCATTCGCTCGAGCCAGGCGACTGCCTGTTCATGGGGCTGGAGGCGGGCCACATCTTCCATAACCCCCACGATGAGCCGGCTCACTACGCCGTCATCCTCTGTCGCACCAAGGTTTGA
- a CDS encoding DoxX family protein — MTDVTASSSRPRSILPALEKIYLPLDTSAETLLRVLAGVLLAVHGFGKITDPFGAIGMVEGLGFYPGVFWSPLLAATEFFGGILIAIGLLTRPAAFAGMIVLLVTVYFHGIVQGEGLFGAEKSILWAAILFFFAIRGANSQSVDAKLGKQF; from the coding sequence ATGACCGACGTCACCGCTTCCAGTTCCCGCCCGCGTTCCATCCTGCCGGCTCTGGAAAAGATCTATCTGCCGCTCGACACATCAGCCGAAACGCTGCTGCGTGTGCTTGCCGGTGTGCTGCTTGCGGTTCACGGTTTCGGCAAGATCACCGATCCCTTCGGCGCGATCGGCATGGTCGAGGGTCTCGGCTTCTATCCCGGCGTCTTCTGGTCGCCGCTGCTTGCCGCGACAGAATTCTTCGGCGGCATTTTGATCGCGATCGGCCTGCTGACGCGCCCGGCTGCCTTCGCCGGCATGATCGTTCTGCTCGTCACCGTCTACTTCCACGGCATCGTGCAGGGTGAGGGGCTTTTCGGCGCCGAGAAGTCCATTCTCTGGGCGGCGATCCTGTTTTTCTTCGCCATCCGCGGCGCCAACAGCCAGTCGGTCGACGCCAAGCTCGGCAAGCAGTTCTGA
- the lepA gene encoding translation elongation factor 4, whose protein sequence is MSTTSSKTPLSHIRNFSIVAHIDHGKSTLADRLIQSTGGLAEREMSEQVLDSMDIERERGITIKAQTVRLHYKANDGETYVLNLIDTPGHVDFAYEVSRSLSACEGSLLVVDASQGVEAQTLANVYQAIDNNHELVTVLNKIDLPAAEPDRIKEQIEEVIGIDASDAVLISAKTGLGIPDVLEAIVTKLPAPKSDGGDAAPLKALLVDSWYDTYLGVMVLVRIIDGTLKKGMTIRMMGTDAKYTIERVGVLTPKMVAMDALGPGEIGFITASIKEVADTRVGDTITEDKRPTATALPGFKPAQPVVFCGLFPVDAADFEDLRSAMGKLRLNDASFSFEMESSAALGFGFRCGFLGLLHLEIIQERLEREFDLDLIATAPSVVYKLFMTDGSERELHNPADMPDVVKIAEIHEPWIRATILTPDDYLGGILKLCQDRRGIQIELTYVGTRAMLTYDLPLNEVVFDFYDRLKSISKGYASFDYQITEHKEGNLVKMSILVNGEPVDALSMMVHRMAAEKRGREMCEKLKELIPKHMFKIPIQAAIGGNVIARETISALRKDVTAKCYGGDATRKRKLLEKQKAGKKRMRQFGKVEIPQEAFIAALKMGDE, encoded by the coding sequence ATGAGCACAACATCTTCGAAGACGCCCCTTTCGCATATCCGCAACTTCTCGATCGTGGCCCACATCGACCACGGCAAGTCGACGCTTGCCGACCGGTTGATCCAGTCCACCGGCGGACTCGCCGAGCGCGAGATGTCCGAGCAGGTGCTCGACAGCATGGATATCGAGCGTGAGCGCGGCATCACCATCAAGGCCCAGACGGTGCGCCTGCACTACAAGGCCAATGATGGCGAAACCTATGTGCTGAACCTGATCGACACCCCCGGCCACGTCGACTTCGCCTACGAAGTCTCGCGCTCGCTTTCGGCCTGCGAAGGCTCGCTGCTCGTCGTTGACGCGTCCCAGGGCGTGGAAGCCCAGACGCTCGCCAACGTCTACCAGGCGATCGACAACAACCACGAGCTCGTCACCGTGCTCAACAAGATCGACCTGCCGGCGGCCGAACCCGACCGCATCAAGGAACAGATCGAGGAAGTGATCGGCATCGATGCTTCGGACGCAGTGCTGATTTCGGCCAAGACCGGCCTCGGCATTCCCGATGTGCTTGAAGCGATCGTCACCAAGCTGCCGGCGCCCAAGAGCGACGGCGGCGATGCGGCACCGCTCAAGGCCCTGCTGGTCGACAGCTGGTACGACACCTATCTCGGCGTAATGGTTCTCGTGCGCATCATCGACGGTACGCTCAAGAAGGGCATGACCATCCGCATGATGGGCACCGACGCCAAGTACACGATCGAACGCGTCGGCGTGCTGACGCCGAAGATGGTGGCGATGGACGCACTCGGCCCGGGCGAAATCGGCTTCATCACCGCTTCGATCAAGGAAGTGGCCGACACCCGCGTCGGCGACACCATCACCGAAGACAAGCGCCCGACCGCAACCGCACTGCCGGGCTTCAAGCCGGCGCAGCCGGTGGTCTTCTGCGGCCTGTTCCCGGTCGATGCCGCCGACTTCGAGGACCTGCGCTCGGCGATGGGCAAGCTGCGCCTCAACGACGCGTCGTTCTCCTTCGAAATGGAATCGTCGGCCGCCCTCGGCTTCGGCTTCCGCTGCGGCTTCCTCGGCCTGCTGCACCTCGAAATCATCCAGGAGCGCCTGGAGCGCGAGTTCGACCTCGACCTGATCGCAACCGCCCCTTCGGTCGTCTACAAGCTGTTCATGACCGACGGCTCGGAACGCGAGCTGCACAACCCGGCCGACATGCCCGACGTCGTCAAGATCGCGGAAATCCACGAACCGTGGATCCGCGCGACGATCCTGACGCCCGACGACTATCTCGGCGGCATCCTGAAGCTCTGCCAGGACCGCCGCGGCATCCAGATCGAGCTGACTTACGTCGGCACCCGCGCGATGCTGACCTACGACCTGCCGCTCAACGAAGTCGTCTTCGATTTCTACGACCGACTGAAGTCGATCTCCAAGGGTTATGCCTCGTTCGACTACCAGATTACCGAGCACAAGGAAGGCAACCTTGTGAAGATGTCGATCCTCGTCAACGGCGAGCCGGTCGACGCACTGTCGATGATGGTGCACCGGATGGCGGCGGAAAAGCGCGGCCGCGAAATGTGCGAAAAGCTCAAGGAGCTTATCCCGAAGCACATGTTCAAGATCCCGATCCAGGCGGCCATCGGCGGCAACGTCATTGCCCGCGAAACCATCTCGGCGCTGCGCAAGGACGTGACCGCCAAGTGCTACGGCGGCGACGCCACCCGCAAGCGCAAGCTTCTGGAAAAGCAGAAGGCCGGCAAGAAGCGCATGCGCCAGTTCGGCAAGGTGGAGATTCCGCAGGAAGCCTTCATCGCCGCGCTCAAGATGGGCGACGAATAA
- a CDS encoding SelT/SelW/SelH family protein encodes MDQKPRITILYCTQCNWLLRAGWMAQELLQTFGQSLGEVALIPGTGGNFEIRVDDALVWERKRDGGFPGPKELKQRIRDIIEPERDLGHTDRS; translated from the coding sequence ATGGACCAGAAGCCGCGCATCACCATCCTCTATTGCACCCAGTGCAACTGGCTCCTGCGCGCCGGCTGGATGGCGCAGGAGCTGCTGCAGACCTTCGGGCAGTCGCTCGGCGAAGTGGCGCTCATTCCCGGCACCGGCGGCAATTTCGAGATCCGCGTCGATGACGCGCTCGTCTGGGAACGCAAGCGCGACGGCGGTTTCCCCGGCCCCAAGGAACTGAAGCAGCGCATCCGCGACATCATCGAGCCGGAGCGCGATCTCGGCCACACGGACAGGAGCTGA
- a CDS encoding MFS transporter, translated as MTKQPSSLTSIASIVASMTAVAIGNGMMLAYVPFALTRSDAPDWVPGAAVTMIAFGGLVGCVIAGPMIRRVGHARAFSCSMALVILSALTIALGMHPLLWVLARGLYGASGNTNFIIAQSWLNHASENHWRGKAMALFYMAYVIGLGTGAWLFGQIPADGNLPPLVTIFFTALALLPIGLTRLPTPPAPAKVSIDIPMVWRNSPVAFIGVLAAGGLSMVVQGFTPIYAAANDVSQGDVANLMFVMQFGLIAIQYPMGTLSDRIDRRLVLIGTCLLILAAGFFALSASFSNLILLMLVFALFAGAVETVYSIANAHANDRTDPADFVPLASTMLVAWSIAATVVPMLVTLLTPVFGQRTFIYAAMVVAALYAFFVLLRLRKRDEVPAAERESFEIRSAQVPNAGALVDAEASAE; from the coding sequence ATGACTAAGCAGCCCTCCTCGCTGACCTCGATCGCCAGCATCGTCGCCTCGATGACGGCGGTGGCGATCGGCAACGGCATGATGCTCGCCTATGTGCCCTTTGCGCTGACGCGTTCCGACGCACCGGACTGGGTACCGGGTGCCGCCGTGACGATGATCGCCTTCGGTGGATTGGTCGGCTGTGTCATCGCCGGACCGATGATCCGTCGCGTCGGCCATGCCCGCGCCTTCTCCTGCTCGATGGCACTCGTCATCCTCTCGGCCCTGACGATCGCGCTCGGCATGCATCCGCTTTTGTGGGTGCTTGCCCGCGGCCTTTATGGCGCGTCCGGCAACACCAACTTCATCATCGCCCAGAGCTGGCTCAATCATGCGAGCGAGAACCATTGGCGCGGCAAGGCCATGGCGCTGTTCTACATGGCTTATGTCATCGGGCTCGGCACCGGTGCCTGGCTGTTCGGCCAGATCCCGGCCGATGGCAACCTGCCGCCGCTCGTTACCATCTTCTTCACGGCACTCGCACTCTTGCCGATCGGGCTAACGCGGCTGCCGACGCCACCGGCGCCCGCCAAGGTCAGCATCGACATCCCCATGGTCTGGCGCAATTCCCCCGTCGCCTTCATCGGCGTGCTCGCCGCCGGCGGCCTTTCGATGGTGGTGCAGGGCTTCACGCCGATCTATGCGGCCGCCAACGACGTCAGCCAGGGCGACGTCGCCAATCTGATGTTCGTCATGCAGTTCGGCCTGATCGCCATCCAGTATCCGATGGGAACGCTGTCGGACCGGATCGACCGCCGCCTGGTGCTGATCGGCACCTGCCTGCTGATCCTTGCCGCCGGCTTCTTCGCGCTTTCGGCGTCGTTCAGCAATCTGATCCTCTTGATGCTGGTCTTTGCGCTGTTCGCCGGGGCGGTCGAGACCGTCTACTCGATCGCCAATGCGCATGCCAACGACCGCACGGATCCCGCCGATTTCGTGCCGCTTGCCAGCACCATGCTGGTCGCCTGGTCGATCGCCGCGACCGTCGTGCCGATGCTGGTAACGCTGCTGACACCGGTCTTCGGACAGCGCACTTTCATCTACGCGGCGATGGTCGTTGCCGCCCTTTATGCGTTCTTCGTGCTCTTGAGACTGAGGAAACGTGACGAGGTGCCGGCGGCCGAGCGCGAGAGCTTCGAGATCAGGAGCGCGCAGGTGCCGAATGCCGGCGCGCTCGTCGATGCGGAAGCGAGCGCCGAATAG
- a CDS encoding hydroxyacid dehydrogenase, with the protein MPDTRPLAISAPAPRTLDLIFTPEALKELHQRYRIVEADPDDIAGVGDAVLAEARYIIGQPPLDHATLQRMGQLRAILNVESNLINNMPYEVLFERGIHVVTTGQVFAEPVAELGLAMALNIARGVVDADLAFREGHELWGGDGNRSARLLSGSDIGIIGFGDLGKALNRVLSGFRARIRVFDPWMPASILRDNGVEPASLDTVLGDSNFVFVVAAVTSENEGFLGEKAFARMRPGAAFILLSRAGVVDFDALMAAVARGHIVAASDVFPQEPLPLDHPVRRLPGFLRSAHRAGALDSAFKKMGEMVLEDMDLMDRNLPPMRCKRAERETVARMRSKPVTVN; encoded by the coding sequence ATGCCCGATACGAGACCGCTTGCCATCAGCGCGCCCGCGCCACGCACGCTCGACCTCATCTTCACGCCGGAAGCACTGAAGGAGTTGCACCAGCGCTACCGGATCGTCGAAGCCGACCCGGACGATATCGCCGGGGTCGGCGACGCGGTTCTGGCTGAAGCGCGCTACATCATCGGCCAGCCGCCGCTCGATCACGCTACGCTCCAGCGCATGGGCCAGCTCAGGGCGATCCTCAATGTCGAGAGCAACCTGATCAACAACATGCCCTACGAGGTGCTGTTCGAACGCGGCATCCATGTGGTGACCACGGGCCAGGTCTTTGCCGAGCCGGTCGCCGAACTCGGCCTTGCCATGGCGCTCAACATCGCCCGCGGTGTCGTCGACGCCGACCTTGCCTTCCGCGAGGGGCACGAACTCTGGGGCGGCGACGGCAACCGCTCGGCGCGGCTCCTCTCCGGCTCAGACATCGGCATCATCGGCTTCGGTGATCTCGGCAAGGCGCTGAACCGCGTGCTCTCCGGTTTCCGTGCCAGGATCCGCGTCTTCGATCCCTGGATGCCGGCCTCGATCCTGAGGGACAACGGCGTCGAGCCCGCGTCGCTCGATACGGTTCTCGGCGACAGCAACTTCGTCTTCGTCGTCGCCGCGGTCACCAGCGAGAACGAAGGCTTCCTCGGCGAAAAGGCCTTTGCCCGCATGCGCCCTGGCGCCGCCTTCATCCTCCTGAGCCGGGCCGGCGTCGTCGATTTCGATGCACTGATGGCAGCCGTCGCACGCGGCCATATCGTGGCGGCCAGCGACGTCTTTCCGCAAGAGCCGCTGCCGCTCGACCACCCGGTTCGCCGCCTGCCGGGCTTTCTGCGTTCGGCCCATCGCGCCGGCGCGCTCGACAGCGCCTTCAAGAAGATGGGCGAGATGGTGCTCGAGGACATGGATCTGATGGACCGCAACCTGCCGCCGATGCGCTGCAAGCGGGCCGAGCGAGAAACCGTCGCGCGCA
- a CDS encoding GNAT family N-acetyltransferase produces the protein MADATRTIHVRPARPDDAPALSAFLNEIIEIGGTTAHQTPFTPERFAAHYLAGPGFVSCFVAEDETGAPCAFQALDRWDGIPEDWADIGTFSRPGNRVRGAGTALFEATCDYARSIGLKALNATIRADNVGGLTYYGKMGFTDYKVDKAVPLADGRPVDRISKQYVL, from the coding sequence ATGGCCGATGCGACGAGAACGATCCATGTCCGCCCGGCGCGGCCCGACGATGCGCCAGCGCTCTCAGCCTTCCTGAACGAGATCATCGAGATCGGCGGCACCACTGCCCATCAGACGCCGTTCACGCCGGAGAGGTTCGCGGCGCACTATCTCGCCGGCCCAGGCTTCGTTTCCTGCTTCGTCGCCGAGGATGAAACCGGCGCGCCCTGCGCCTTCCAGGCGCTGGACCGCTGGGACGGCATACCCGAGGACTGGGCCGACATCGGCACCTTCTCGCGCCCCGGCAACAGGGTGCGCGGCGCCGGCACCGCGCTCTTCGAAGCCACTTGCGACTACGCACGTTCGATCGGCCTCAAGGCGCTCAACGCCACCATCCGCGCCGACAACGTGGGCGGCCTCACCTACTATGGCAAGATGGGGTTCACCGACTACAAGGTCGACAAGGCTGTGCCGCTGGCCGATGGCCGGCCGGTGGATCGGATTTCGAAGCAATATGTGCTTTGA
- a CDS encoding GFA family protein has translation MSEAFNGGCFCGRIRYRLKAAPMFVNCCHCSDCQRQVGSAFVVNGVIERDNIELVEGEPVVVTLPTDSGRPHDVYRCAACQTALWSDYGRRGWLSFLRIASLDRPSDFPPDAHIFTRSKVKWLSLEGGAPVFEIYYDMKTMWPAESLARREAAEARAGA, from the coding sequence ATGAGCGAAGCATTCAACGGCGGCTGCTTCTGCGGCAGGATTCGCTACCGGCTGAAGGCGGCGCCGATGTTCGTCAATTGCTGCCACTGCAGCGACTGCCAGCGCCAGGTCGGCAGCGCCTTCGTCGTCAACGGCGTCATCGAGCGCGACAACATCGAGCTTGTCGAGGGCGAGCCAGTCGTCGTCACGCTCCCCACCGACAGTGGCCGCCCGCACGACGTCTATCGCTGCGCCGCCTGCCAGACGGCACTCTGGAGCGATTATGGCCGCCGCGGCTGGCTCTCCTTCCTCCGCATCGCGAGCCTTGACCGCCCATCGGATTTCCCGCCGGACGCCCATATCTTCACCCGCTCCAAGGTTAAGTGGTTGTCGCTCGAAGGCGGCGCCCCGGTCTTCGAGATCTATTACGACATGAAGACGATGTGGCCGGCCGAAAGCCTGGCGCGCCGAGAAGCGGCAGAAGCAAGGGCAGGAGCGTGA
- a CDS encoding GNAT family N-acetyltransferase — protein sequence MSDIQIRLLDEAQARDAIPALAEVLSDCVEGGASVGFMQPYPPESALAYWRGVVEAVAANETLLMVAEEADRILGTVQVGVAQMPNQPHRGDLKKLLVHRAARGKGLARRLMEAVEREAASRGKTLLVLDTATGSDAEAIYPRLGWERVGVIPDYAMWPEGGLCATTFFYKRIAA from the coding sequence ATGTCCGATATTCAGATCCGTCTGCTCGATGAAGCCCAGGCCCGCGATGCCATCCCGGCGCTTGCCGAGGTGCTTTCCGATTGCGTCGAGGGCGGCGCATCGGTCGGCTTCATGCAGCCCTATCCGCCCGAAAGCGCACTCGCCTATTGGCGCGGTGTCGTTGAGGCTGTCGCTGCGAACGAAACGCTGCTGATGGTGGCGGAGGAGGCCGACCGCATCCTCGGCACCGTGCAGGTGGGTGTCGCGCAGATGCCGAACCAGCCGCACCGCGGCGATTTGAAGAAGCTGCTCGTGCATCGCGCCGCCCGCGGCAAGGGACTGGCGCGGCGGCTGATGGAGGCGGTCGAGCGCGAGGCCGCATCGCGCGGCAAGACGCTGCTGGTGCTCGATACGGCGACGGGAAGCGATGCCGAGGCGATCTATCCGCGCCTGGGTTGGGAGCGCGTCGGCGTTATCCCCGACTATGCGATGTGGCCGGAAGGCGGCCTCTGCGCCACCACGTTCTTTTACAAGCGCATTGCGGCTTAG
- a CDS encoding YqaA family protein — MSEAAVVAAALHGETGRPALFVAATFGNVLGAVVNFALGRFLIRFEGRRWFPVSAANRQKAEALFARYGQPVLLLSWLPVIGDPLTLVAGLLRMSLPLFLLFVTIGKAARYAVVLYITP; from the coding sequence ATGTCGGAAGCCGCAGTCGTTGCTGCCGCATTGCACGGGGAGACAGGTCGCCCCGCGCTCTTCGTTGCGGCGACGTTCGGCAACGTGCTCGGCGCTGTCGTCAATTTCGCGCTGGGGCGCTTTCTCATCCGGTTCGAAGGGCGGCGCTGGTTTCCGGTTTCCGCAGCAAACCGTCAGAAAGCGGAGGCGCTTTTTGCCCGCTACGGCCAACCGGTGCTGCTGCTCTCCTGGCTGCCCGTCATCGGCGATCCGCTAACGCTGGTCGCGGGCCTGTTGCGCATGTCGCTGCCGCTGTTCCTACTGTTCGTCACGATCGGCAAGGCGGCGCGTTATGCCGTCGTTCTGTACATCACGCCCTGA